The bacterium genome has a window encoding:
- a CDS encoding cytochrome c3 family protein, with amino-acid sequence MRRHEAGVLLTMTMRRFLDEAVKLAVGVTVIFRRPGLLLHAGVPGLVLLMLSLAKPAAAQEEMDCLMCHGDESLTTTDSTGREHSLFVTPGHLENSVHAGFDCVTCHADVTEIPHAEKLAPAACQTCHEDAVADLAESVHGLPQIADAPTCSDCHGSHDIRLRADTLSWVNPKQLAFTCGRCHADPAIVKKYHIPIRDPLTAYNRSVHGRLTLAGVDSAATCSSCHGSHKILDANNPASLVFHFNIPKTCAQCHQTVAAEYTASVHGAAVARGMRASPVCTDCHTEHAIESPAVASAPTSARNVAVETCGRCHASTRLTEKYGLRTERVSTFTDSYHGLALRSGQLSAANCGSCHGVHNILPSSDPRSMINPDNLVQTCGQCHPNASANFARGPVHFTEDEREGRVVAVVRTIYLSLIIVLIGGMLLHNGLDFIRKSKHVLRRG; translated from the coding sequence ATGCGCAGGCATGAAGCGGGAGTGCTGTTGACGATGACCATGCGCCGTTTTCTTGATGAAGCGGTGAAGCTTGCGGTTGGCGTGACGGTGATTTTTCGGCGGCCGGGCTTGCTCCTGCACGCCGGCGTGCCGGGGCTCGTGCTGCTGATGTTGAGTCTTGCCAAACCGGCCGCGGCACAGGAGGAAATGGACTGTCTGATGTGCCACGGCGACGAATCGCTCACGACCACCGACAGCACCGGCCGGGAGCATTCGCTGTTCGTCACTCCCGGGCATTTGGAAAATTCCGTGCATGCCGGTTTTGACTGCGTGACGTGCCATGCCGACGTGACGGAGATTCCGCACGCTGAAAAGCTGGCGCCGGCCGCCTGCCAGACCTGCCATGAAGATGCAGTCGCCGACCTTGCCGAAAGCGTGCACGGCCTGCCGCAGATCGCGGACGCGCCGACGTGCAGTGATTGTCACGGCAGCCATGATATTCGCCTGCGCGCGGATACGCTCTCCTGGGTGAACCCGAAGCAACTGGCCTTCACCTGCGGCCGTTGCCACGCCGATCCTGCCATTGTCAAGAAGTATCACATTCCCATCAGAGATCCGCTCACGGCCTACAATCGCAGCGTGCACGGCCGCCTGACTTTGGCGGGCGTCGACAGCGCGGCGACCTGCAGCAGTTGCCACGGCAGCCACAAGATCCTCGATGCCAACAATCCGGCCTCGCTGGTATTTCACTTCAACATTCCCAAGACCTGCGCGCAGTGCCATCAGACCGTCGCGGCGGAATACACCGCCAGCGTGCACGGCGCGGCGGTGGCGCGCGGCATGCGGGCCTCGCCGGTGTGCACGGACTGCCATACGGAACACGCCATCGAGTCGCCGGCGGTGGCGAGCGCGCCCACCTCGGCGCGCAATGTGGCGGTCGAAACCTGCGGCCGCTGCCATGCCTCGACGCGCCTCACCGAGAAATATGGACTGCGCACCGAGCGCGTCTCCACCTTTACCGACAGCTATCATGGCCTGGCGCTGCGCTCCGGCCAACTGTCCGCCGCCAATTGCGGCAGTTGCCACGGCGTGCACAACATTTTGCCCTCCAGCGATCCGCGCTCGATGATCAATCCGGACAATCTGGTGCAGACCTGCGGCCAATGCCATCCCAATGCCAGCGCGAACTTTGCGCGCGGTCCGGTTCATTTCACCGAGGATGAGCGCGAGGGCCGCGTGGTGGCGGTTGTGCGCACCATTTATTTGAGCCTGATCATTGTTCTAATCGGCGGCATGCTGCTGCACAATGGACTGGATTTCATTCGCAAGAGCAAGCATGTGCTCCGGCGCGGCTGA
- a CDS encoding cytochrome b/b6 domain-containing protein: MSATSNNNQQYYLRWTRNERYQHWILALSFTVLAITGFALRYPETVWIQPLLLLEEKFALRGWIHRIAALVFVGLGAYHIGYMFFTPRGRTLVKALMPARQDLSDFFQNMRFLLGRRSSPPEFDHFSYMEKVEYWALVWGTVVMAVTGFLLWFEGFALRFLPLWMMEVLTVVHLYEAWLATLAIVIWHFYGVIFNPEVYPLNQSMVDGMMSEEEMRREHGRALARLQEAEAQAEEDEKEATPAAGSGSVA, encoded by the coding sequence ATGAGCGCGACTTCCAACAACAATCAGCAGTACTACCTGCGCTGGACGCGCAATGAGCGCTATCAGCATTGGATTCTGGCCCTGAGCTTCACCGTGCTGGCGATCACCGGCTTCGCGCTGCGCTACCCCGAAACCGTCTGGATCCAGCCCCTGTTGCTGCTCGAAGAAAAATTCGCGCTGCGCGGCTGGATTCATCGCATCGCCGCGCTGGTGTTCGTGGGCCTGGGCGCCTATCACATCGGCTACATGTTTTTCACGCCGCGCGGCCGCACGCTGGTGAAGGCGCTGATGCCGGCACGGCAGGATCTCAGCGACTTCTTTCAGAACATGCGTTTTCTGCTCGGCCGGCGCAGCTCTCCGCCCGAATTCGATCATTTCTCCTACATGGAGAAAGTCGAATATTGGGCGCTGGTGTGGGGGACGGTGGTGATGGCGGTTACCGGCTTTCTTCTGTGGTTCGAAGGCTTTGCCTTGCGTTTTCTGCCGCTGTGGATGATGGAAGTTCTCACCGTCGTGCATTTGTATGAGGCCTGGCTGGCGACGTTGGCGATCGTGATCTGGCATTTCTACGGCGTGATCTTCAATCCGGAAGTCTATCCGCTCAACCAGAGTATGGTTGACGGCATGATGTCCGAGGAGGAGATGCGGCGCGAGCACGGCCGCGCGCTGGCCCGCTTGCAGGAAGCGGAGGCGCAGGCGGAGGAAGACGAAAAAGAGGCAACACCCGCGGCCGGCAGCGGTTCCGTTGCCTGA